The region ggatgtgacatcttgttaattcgagataagaaggcatttttcattttgacttatccaagtaattaaaaaaaaaacgcaatataaagaaggatcttatttttaaattcttttcgagtttttaattttcgacataaagacattaaataatcaactaaggtaccaattttgggcgtgtcgagggtgctaatccttcctcgtgcgtaaccgactcccgaaccttttttttctgaatttcgtagaccaaaatcgttgttttcataaaattaaatcatttattaaaaacaaccactttttgaggtgacccgatcacacctcatcaaaaaaaggattggtggcgactcccgttttcattctttttttcaaaatccaagtcgaccccgttttatcaaaaaaatggtgtcaacacaatattaaataaaaaataatacaaatatcatattaaaaaaacattACCAAACTtaggcaatatatatatatgtaggttGATTTGGTATTGTCTAATTTAGTGATGACATTGCTATTCCAACCTAATTTTtattacaaaatcaaaatttaatgacATTTTGTTTTCTTGGTTTCAAATCCAAACAAGTTAAAAGGTTGTTTTCTATGTAGAATTCTTACCAACTAATTGTGTTTAGTCCATTTCATTAACAAAAACTAATCAACTAATCATTTCTAGAAAATGAAAAGCAAAAATGAATTGTGCATCAAAGTggtttaaaaaatgatttttttgattaaaaaaaaacgaaaatttaACCTACTTaaatatagtgtaaaaaatgtgaaattacaTGTCAGATCCTTCAATTACATGGAGTGGATCAAATTAGTCCATCTATTACTAAttggattaatttaattattatactattgaaaaaaaatcaaacaaggCCAATTTGTAATAATGTTAACTTTTatggttaaaaaaaataaatattaacattattaacCGTAAATGTTAATTTTGTTGGAAATTGAACTTATTTGACTCTTTTTAATAATACCGAGATTAATTTAATCGAATCATTGTAATAGAGAGACTTGGTAAAtacatttacataaaaaaatatacatgtaaATTTTACGAACCGAGCCGAATGAAGTGGATTTGTCTAAGTTCTGTTCAAATAAAGCTTAAGCTATAATTTAAAAACCTCATTAAATTATAAGAAATACACttgtttttcaattttgttttttaacagtacagattattttaaaattttaacattaaagTCCTTTACCACAATAAgaaatttacctttttaacttatccgtaaatgataaaattataaattaatataaataagttGTAGTTTGCCctctggaaaataaaaaatttccacatttaatcctttaaaaaataatggagtcataaattaataaaaacaggACTATTCTTTGACTTAAAAAAAACTACAATTAAATTCCACCCTCTTTAAAAAATCACAGCTTCAccctaatattataatattaaaaaataaaaatacgtagatttcaaaaaaaaaagtgggaAAAATGATAtgctaaaaaatttatttttgaacaattttattataagttctgatcatatctgctATTTTTGAGATAATATTTAGAACTACTCATAGTCCATCCACAATgcataaatagaagaataatgtGCCTCAGTTCACTCAAACCCACATCCTCTTACATTGATAATAATGCACATGTCAATCAAATTATAACTCAATCGACAATTTATCTACAATGTTTTTTCTTTCTCCTTCATAAAGTAATGCTAAAAAAAAGGACAaccaaaaatatattatatgttgCATAAAATAATGCCAAAAAACATACAACCAAGAGTATGTATTATATTCTATATATAAAGAATATGGTTTTGCCTTTATTATATTGAGAGGGACCAAAATGTACGAAAATGATGGGTGTTTAAGGCTAAACCACAAAATGTTGTTGAAAAAACCATGTGAATtctcatccacaaacacataGAGCATAATCATAAGGgggaatatttatttaattagacaTGATAATCTGGAATAGGGTTATTGGCATTTTACTATActctttttagttaatttttgttattcGTCCCTATATTTTACGAAAGCTATGGATTTAAtctagtttttttaattttgtacttTTGGATTATAAAATTTCAGTCATTGACAAATGATgatttttaaattcattaaatcatattattttcaaaatctaacattGTCGTATGTGTAATGCCATATCATCTCGCTAATTAATGGATTATCGACTatcattttatgttaatattgaatttcaaaatttcaaaagtatagggacttgaaATGATTCATTTGGAGAATATAAACTAAATCTACAACTGTACACGCAATATAtgactaataattgaatttaactaaatgGACTTAAATTCTATTGTTTGGGTTgtgactaaaattttgaaaatttaaaagtacaaggactaaaatgGATCAGattaaagtatagggattaaatccataactttAACAAAGTATAGGAGCTAATAAAGAATTTAACCTACTGTTTTTTCCCACTACCTaaagaattttctttttaaatataccTTTTTTTATTTGTCAAATCTTTTAAACGTTGTTAACAATGTTGAGGCGGCACGATAGTGTTGATTGAGATAGAGACACGTGGCGAAATGTCATGTCAACACTATTGGATCATTATTAAgttaaataattgaattactgaaaaaagaaaagaaaatcaaattaaaaatttagaaacacatgggaaatttaaaaattgtaaattaaaaaaatcataaaatcgaaaatataaaaataaaaaaaattatttatataattattgttttttgaattttataaaacttatctgttataaatatttttattttttatattataaaataatatgaaaaattataatatttttaaaaggtgaaaaaaattacatacttctttctttttagaattttaacatattttaaggAACTTGCATTGCAGGCCAACAAACAcacttattttttataaattaaatataaatgattttaacgtatttaatttaatgtaagtaatatttaaaataaataatattttataaataaaatatatgaattggAATTAGGATAccaaatttaataattgaaaattattattattattatttttcattttaataggTTTGACCCAAATTAATTCATTGTTTTTATCATCTTTACTTTTACAAAACTACTTttagtgaaaataatttttaaaattttcaaaatttaaattttatataaaaataatatgaatttttaataaaatttaaaaatatttattctttattttatttatatgaattaaatttacattttttatattacaaacaatcaattattaaaaatttaaaaaatatatttttacaaaatatttagaATGTCTATTGTTACTTTGTTTTTTTTCGAAAAAAGTTGAATTATTTTGCTTGTAATGTTTATCcctatttgtttaattttgtttgtggaatttaaaaaaaaaaaaccaacaatgGAGATAATAATAacctataaatattttattaaaaaaaataaaaataaactataattatatatgaaaaacacttaaaaattttGGTATCGAAATGATActattatgtatatataaaaacttaattttaagGTAAAAGTAGTACGAAAGTTATTATACTaagagtcaaattgtattttatctcttttactcaaaaaatgagtaaattagttatTGCATGTTAGATCAAATAACAAACTGGTATTTTCTGTTAAAAAgtcattcatttctactattaaaaattgacatgGCTGATGAAATAACCAGATAGTTCCACACAACACGCCAAGTGTACCTCATGCAAACGTACAaagaccaatttttaataataaaaatggataaagTTTTAACAGAATAACTaatttgctatttgatctaaTATGCAtagattaatttatctattttttaaataaagagtGCGAAATGCaatttgaattttagttcaaGGACTTCCATGGtcctaaatataatatattcttaTAAATGatatttgggcctaagcccacgTTTGTAAAATTAAGAAGGATCTCTCTTTTTCAATTATGGGTTGATTGATCGTTGAAAAATAGCCCTAATTTCTAAAAAAGCCCAATTTTCATTAGCTAATCCCAATTCATCATCCCTTTATGAAAGACTGAAAGCCGAGCTATttaattagggttagggttttatcAGTGCAAGCCTCTCTCGCGGTTTTCATTTCCCCTCCGCAAGTAGCCAGCCGTTTCACACACTCAAGAAGAGAGAGAGCTCGTAAATCATGGCGGAACAGGTTCACATTCAGATCCACTATCTATCTCTTTGCTTTGCTTCTCTTttgtttctgatttttttttttacttttttttgcaGACCGAAAAAGCTTTTTTGAAGCAACCCAAAGTGTTTTTGAGGTAATTTTCAATCCTCAAAACCATGAAAGTATTTTGAATTTAGGGTTTTATTGATTTCGAAGCGTTCTTTTTTTCAGCTCGAAGAAAGGTGGGAAAGGGAAGAGACCAGGAAAGGGTGGGAATCGCTTCTGGAAAAGCATTGGATTGGGCTTCAAGACTCCCCGTGAAGCTATTGAaggttctttttctttaatttaaaaaaaaaactatccaTTGATGTATGTAATTTAAGCTTAAAATTTAAttaagccatggttagggtttttattttgttGTGCCTATGAAATATTCGAAAATGGGTCCTTTATATAATGGTATACTTACTGGaaagaaaagatgaattaatTGATTGATTAATGTTAGTTTATGATAAGGAATGTGTAGAATGTGTTTTTGTAatgttttgtttatttgtttcctAAAGGAACCTACATCGATAAGAAATGCCCGTTCACTGGCATGGTTTCAATCCGGGGTCGTATCTTAGCCGGTACTTGCCATAGTGCCAAGATGGTCAGGACAATCATTGTTCGACGGAACTACCTTCATTATATCAAGAAATACCAAAGGCATGATTCAGCTTCGTTTTAGTCAAATCTTTGTGACGAGAATGGTCTTTTGAGAGTGaatgttttttgtttttcttttcaggTACGAGAAGCGCCATTCAAACATCCCTGCACATATTTCACCATGCTTCCGTGTGAAGGAAGGGGATCATGTCATTATTGGGCAATGCAGGTTAAACTTCTGAACCTGATGAGTATAATATTAATCCTTTTTTATAGTTGGGTGTTGGTCAGCATGCCTTAGACCCCTTTGGGGTGAGACACATTCGCTTAGGTTCACTTGAGCTCGCAAGAAAAGGGTTTTCGCGAGTGTGCCTCCTGCCTTTGACTACACTCGAAGTTGTTAATATTGGTTGTTTATAATGTGTGTATATATCTTTTTTAATGTCAGGCCGTTGTCGAAGACCGTGAGGTTTAATGTTTTGAAAGTGATTCCAGCAGGATCTTCTGGTGGTGGGAAGAAAGCTTTCACCGGAATGTAAGCTTTTCTATGGTAGTCCATGGTTATAGGAACCAATAGAGAAGATAATCAAAGAAATTAAGTTCTTAAACTGCATTTAGCTTTGAGGATATTTTACTGTTagaattgttttcttttttgggttATTTTCTTGTTTTGATTTTGTCGAATTACGAAATACGGAATTTTGAAGATATCTTTATTTAAGTTTGGCTTTGGAATTTTTGCTTCATTCCTATTATTTTGCTTTCTAAGAATGAATTTAGATTTATGGGTGAACTATGAATGAGGGCATAAATTCTTCAATTCTTATGAACTTGCTTTGGACATATGGGTCAAATAAGATTTTGGTCCTACAATTGTACTCGAATTTGGGATTTAGTCCATGTTCTTTTGTAATTTGGTTAGATTTATTAGATATGAAAATGGTtagatttattttattctaaatatatTAGTGCTTTTTTGTGCTGAACgtcaaattaattttcttttttgcttttaatgaaaattttaatttaaaaataataaatagtaaaaaagaaataatctatttattttttctatcacaAGCAAAATTATTTCAGTCGGATTACGCATTGAatgataattaaatcaaaataatcttaTATTTCTGTTTATTATTGAgatcaaagtttttttttattaaaaatgataaataacaTTTGTAGTCCCTtaactattattaaattttattgtcataaaatgttgattcaacaatttgaaattttttatttttgtcactaaccattatttaaaattaagataatagaaacttttaatatttatatattatatattgtatgtacattgtattaatttagttttgattttaaaaaattaactattatgtattttctttttgcagttttacttttatttataatttggaTTCTTTGGGTGATTCTAGTTTGGTATATCTCTGaaatttagttgatagatatgttttttttaagttttttaagtgaaaaaattacaaagaaaaacaaaattgaaaaaaaaattcagttgccacattgggtaaatttttttagaattaaagtcAAATTAATACAATatgtaaatgttaagggttaaaattgttattatttcaattttaaaggtTGTTGTGTTATCTTTTTATTAACCATTTAATAgtggtgataaaaataaaattgaatagtaatgtgatcattttgtaatttttcaaagttgagtGATTAAGAAAAAACTTACCCAATAGTAAGGTGACAGCAATATTAAATTTTCGTTTTGATcattaaactataaaaaattacaatttagtcactaaagtTTTCAAGATTTTTTTTAGTCACTCATCCGTTGGCTCTTGACGGAATGGTGATGTGGCAGTGGCATTGGCTAAGATAAATTTAATCCTCATAATTTCCACATAATTCCCTTGTTAAATGAAACGGTGCGTTTTGcatgaataaaaataaactatTCACCTTCTGCCTACTCTTTTCAAAGTTGATTGGAAAGTTAAACTAAATCCAAAAGATGATACCTACGAATTTTAGGTCACCATACCTCCTCCACAATTCCAAGAGATATGGAAAGAAGTTGTCGAAGAAAAGAAGATGCATTTACAGTGAAGTAAAAGAAAGATAACACCAAATCAGTTTTTAGACTAATATTACAGATTtccattttagtttttcttttgtctttgattctttttttgtttttctatcaATCTTTCGCTGTTCTCTGCAAGATTTTCGAATTTATAAATAAACACACGCACACTTCTAATAATGATCACTATACCATAGCTTACGTTTTCCTTCTAATGTTTTCGAGTACttataaaataactttaaaatagaGGTTAGATTTAAAGAGTTTAGGCAAAAATTATTATAGGTTAAAGTTTTGGATCGACATGTGTTGGGGTACGGTGGCCTGAAATTTGTGGGTGTTGATTTTAGGTTTAGTTTAACTTTGCAATCAACTTTGA is a window of Gossypium hirsutum isolate 1008001.06 chromosome D08, Gossypium_hirsutum_v2.1, whole genome shotgun sequence DNA encoding:
- the LOC121219989 gene encoding 40S ribosomal protein S11; this translates as MAEQTEKAFLKQPKVFLSSKKGGKGKRPGKGGNRFWKSIGLGFKTPREAIEGTYIDKKCPFTGMVSIRGRILAGTCHSAKMVRTIIVRRNYLHYIKKYQRYEKRHSNIPAHISPCFRVKEGDHVIIGQCRPLSKTVRFNVLKVIPAGSSGGGKKAFTGM